In the Carboxydothermus hydrogenoformans Z-2901 genome, one interval contains:
- a CDS encoding VOC family protein, translated as MDLKLSHVTLFVRDQEEALAWYTEKLGFVKREDNNFGHGMRWLTISPANQPEIEFVLFKPFGENAEEQLKLVGKNGTWVFLTSDCRKTCEELAARGVEIVSPPQEVPWGVSALFKDLYGNIYNLVERK; from the coding sequence ATGGATTTAAAATTGTCTCACGTTACTTTATTTGTACGGGACCAGGAAGAAGCTTTAGCCTGGTATACGGAAAAACTTGGATTTGTAAAAAGAGAAGACAACAATTTTGGCCACGGTATGCGGTGGCTTACTATCTCTCCGGCCAATCAACCTGAAATTGAATTTGTCCTTTTTAAACCTTTTGGGGAAAATGCTGAAGAACAGTTAAAACTGGTAGGAAAAAATGGCACCTGGGTTTTCTTAACTTCTGACTGTCGGAAAACCTGCGAGGAGTTAGCAGCCCGTGGTGTTGAAATTGTTTCGCCTCCGCAGGAGGTACCATGGGGAGTTTCAGCCCTTTTTAAAGATTTATATGGCAATATTTACAACTTAGTTGAAAGAAAGTAA
- a CDS encoding response regulator transcription factor: protein MYKILVVEDDQKIQKALAHLLKAENYDFVQAYDGEAAVEHFYRENFDLVILDLNLPKQDGFSVLKEIKNREDVPVIILTARGEEMDKITGFTLGVDDYLTKPFSPAELMLRIKAVLRRYRKGRGEEEILKYGKVAVNLKTREVLKNGEPVELTSKEYALLELLFKNPNRIFTKEQIMDRLWPDTFPEDPNIVSVLVRRLREKIEEDPSSPRIIKTVWGVGYKAEKI, encoded by the coding sequence ATGTATAAAATTTTAGTGGTGGAAGATGACCAGAAAATCCAAAAAGCTCTTGCCCATCTTTTAAAGGCTGAAAATTACGATTTTGTGCAGGCGTACGATGGAGAGGCGGCAGTAGAACATTTTTACCGGGAAAATTTTGACCTTGTTATATTAGATTTAAACCTTCCGAAACAGGACGGATTTTCGGTATTAAAGGAAATTAAAAACCGGGAAGACGTTCCGGTAATTATCCTAACTGCCCGAGGGGAGGAGATGGATAAGATTACCGGATTTACCCTTGGAGTAGATGATTACTTAACCAAACCCTTTAGTCCTGCGGAATTAATGCTTAGAATAAAGGCAGTCTTGCGTCGTTACCGCAAAGGCAGGGGTGAGGAGGAGATCCTGAAATATGGTAAGGTAGCTGTGAACTTAAAAACCCGGGAGGTCTTAAAAAACGGGGAGCCGGTGGAGTTGACTTCTAAAGAATATGCTTTACTGGAACTCCTTTTTAAAAACCCCAACCGGATATTTACTAAAGAACAGATAATGGATAGGCTTTGGCCGGATACTTTTCCCGAGGATCCCAATATCGTTTCGGTATTGGTTCGAAGACTCCGGGAAAAAATAGAAGAAGACCCCAGTTCCCCGCGGATTATTAAAACGGTCTGGGGAGTTGGTTATAAAGCAGAAAAAATATAG
- a CDS encoding ammonia-forming cytochrome c nitrite reductase subunit c552: MKKFYYLISGGLLLLILALVIVSPVVTTEAAVKKAPPKPTLSQIIAEVSKTFFKNSEMKKEPSKYGGSIPYSHLEESPYLKTLWEGYPFSKDYNEDRGHYYTLEDVKSTKRLSPATPMTCMTCKSSDVPAAMKKYGDAYYTLPMLVYQDEFKHSIGCSDCHDLKTFKLVVTRPAFIEAMKRRGIDVTKASQSQMRTYVCGQCHVEYFFDPQNGKKLTFPWDKGFDPENIYQYYEERAFSDWTNPSTFVKELKAQHPEFEMFQGSTHQQAGATCADCHMPKKTVKSGNLTFTIASHQWTSPLKDMSACKKCHTKDAKYLMERVFYIQDRVKAAIDRAGEANAETLKVIKSVAAGTYDPAILAEAQKLQRESQWYWDYVAAENSTGFHNPAKAFATLNKSIELAYQARLKALEAKK; the protein is encoded by the coding sequence ATGAAGAAGTTTTATTATCTTATCTCCGGCGGACTTTTACTTTTAATTTTAGCTTTGGTAATAGTAAGCCCGGTGGTTACTACCGAAGCTGCTGTAAAAAAAGCCCCGCCAAAACCTACCCTTTCGCAAATCATTGCGGAAGTTTCTAAAACTTTCTTTAAAAACAGTGAAATGAAAAAGGAGCCCAGTAAGTACGGCGGCTCAATACCCTATTCCCACTTAGAAGAATCTCCGTACTTAAAAACCCTCTGGGAAGGCTATCCCTTCAGCAAAGACTACAACGAAGACCGGGGACACTATTATACTTTAGAAGATGTAAAATCGACCAAGCGACTGTCTCCCGCAACTCCGATGACCTGTATGACCTGTAAGTCTTCCGATGTGCCGGCCGCAATGAAAAAGTACGGCGATGCCTACTATACTTTACCAATGCTGGTTTATCAGGATGAATTTAAACACTCCATCGGCTGCAGCGACTGCCACGATTTAAAAACCTTCAAGTTAGTTGTTACACGGCCAGCATTCATTGAAGCTATGAAGCGTCGAGGAATTGATGTAACCAAAGCGTCACAGTCCCAGATGCGCACTTATGTCTGTGGTCAGTGCCACGTGGAATACTTCTTTGACCCGCAAAACGGCAAGAAGTTAACCTTCCCCTGGGATAAAGGATTTGATCCGGAAAACATCTACCAGTACTATGAAGAACGAGCCTTTAGCGACTGGACCAATCCCTCTACCTTTGTAAAAGAACTAAAAGCCCAGCATCCGGAATTTGAAATGTTCCAGGGAAGCACGCACCAGCAGGCAGGCGCTACCTGTGCCGATTGCCACATGCCCAAGAAAACCGTAAAAAGTGGAAATCTTACGTTTACTATAGCAAGCCACCAGTGGACATCACCTTTAAAAGACATGTCCGCCTGTAAAAAGTGCCACACTAAAGATGCCAAGTATTTAATGGAGAGGGTATTTTACATTCAGGATCGGGTGAAAGCCGCTATCGACCGGGCAGGAGAAGCCAATGCCGAAACTTTAAAGGTTATCAAATCGGTGGCAGCAGGCACTTATGATCCTGCAATTTTAGCCGAAGCGCAAAAACTTCAACGGGAAAGTCAGTGGTACTGGGATTATGTAGCGGCGGAAAACTCCACCGGTTTCCATAACCCGGCGAAAGCTTTCGCTACTTTAAATAAGTCTATCGAACTTGCCTATCAAGCAAGATTAAAAGCTTTGGAAGCTAAGAAATAA